In candidate division KSB1 bacterium, a single window of DNA contains:
- a CDS encoding S8 family serine peptidase: MLPIQSASRPYSALVGCLAFLTLLAIAHSALAAFTPGQLIVKLDRAPARTLDNQIGETRIEAIDRLVRHGAATLDAPLGAAATAFPDMDPILRINFPATLPIDSLQSALERAPGVVWVTRNYHYRPNDARRALDDFPNDSLISDEWWLQTIAAFDAWDMTHGDSNIVIGIIDTGIDYLHPDLAANIWHNWADFDSNGIDDDNNGFIDDGVGWDFVDAPAFPAQGDHTVRDNNPQEEPGLAEGHGTYVAGFAAAVTDNGSCVAAIGRDCRLMPLRAGNGDGLLEEDDIAAAILYATANGADILNMSFGDVVVSPLLWEAVAIAHAAGLVLVASAGNGSSAAIHYPSGFPEVISVGATDQLDRRADFSNYGPSVDVMAPGRDLLSTIVHGECGDWVYSAGTSYSSPMCAGMVGLVLSVNPALSPDDVLQLVRTSADDIRSEGWDPETAHGRINARRAVEQAAFGADVIATISSPATDLGMISDFWVTGSAWGAAFDHYDLYYGLGESPRTWTHVATGTERVFDGALGEVQLPEMDTVLVVRLQVSGSAGQVSLDHRHLYVQRSAPALDSIRVQRMLDGADYGDLYQVTTDQVTTASFILTNALGDSVREDFGYVADTHAGFLSHTLHPGEWVVRIRLQNQAGLVTLSESFNFVVTEPEVNRNLWSRSETTAERGYIGPFSTDYDCDGAPEMWLWPIGPELVTDKPLQIYEWNGSDFVATGNTYADHIPRGTGDADADGRIEIMGGNGSRTRIWEQSDPCEPPNTVVFEALSNFYGSGFYDLNPADSGAEIVARKPTAPDSGSRHRFIIYDVSSDYRLSVFDTLPNESAGDDNLGQPKVLVGDLDGDAATDVLYADYDGDLIFCELDGDHYTQRWTTRLPLNDATAWFAAGDFRGTGQLQLVAGCRSNSSGGTESQRRARHWEFFIFNVTGDNTFVLADSFFVLGNEDVSTHPSSVTAADVNADGRDEILLSLYPDLYIVGFDEATSHYIPLWYYFPGESNTALVADWNLNGVREFYFSDGSHILRAESPGGGNDRPLAPAGLVVEPAGPHDLFLSWNAVAGADSYRVYRAATVPDFDLITVTPDVASVLTDQPENVPFTYAVTAIDDALPIRESVFSNYVTAAANRAPACDDTAQFTEPHFVTINFSEPMGESALRQWAYRLDSTDFPSVISSGEGGRRLVLSFADTLAVGWHTITMNGLRDVQNSELPESESTVFVHVARGADSAPHLSSHRLVDGPIGTIVEVGFSLPMDASVLDLANYHVVSPFAVQSVEATETDRSLVRLHLDPAAPVGALGRTARIQLRNLRSESGIAMDTTAGRADLVIGTAATSLDEVFAYPNPYAGRGPGGVDVIMFAGLPAEAHIRIFDLRGVLVREIKHHSPLGGASWDLTNDDHERVAGGVYIFTVESGGEKTHGKLAVLR, translated from the coding sequence ATGCTCCCCATCCAATCCGCCTCACGTCCGTACTCCGCGCTTGTCGGCTGCCTCGCGTTCCTGACGCTACTCGCCATCGCGCACTCCGCGCTTGCAGCATTTACACCCGGCCAATTGATCGTCAAGTTGGATCGCGCCCCCGCCCGCACGCTCGACAATCAAATCGGCGAAACCCGCATCGAAGCCATCGACCGGCTCGTACGCCACGGTGCCGCGACGCTCGATGCGCCACTTGGCGCCGCCGCGACGGCTTTCCCGGATATGGATCCGATCCTGCGAATCAATTTCCCCGCGACACTGCCCATCGACTCGCTCCAGTCCGCGCTGGAACGCGCCCCGGGAGTCGTATGGGTCACGCGCAACTACCACTACCGACCCAACGACGCGCGTCGAGCGCTGGATGACTTCCCAAACGATTCCCTGATCTCCGACGAGTGGTGGCTGCAAACCATCGCGGCTTTCGATGCGTGGGACATGACGCACGGCGATAGTAACATCGTGATCGGCATCATTGATACCGGTATCGATTACCTGCATCCAGACCTCGCGGCAAACATCTGGCATAATTGGGCCGACTTCGATTCCAACGGCATCGACGACGACAACAATGGCTTCATCGATGACGGCGTGGGATGGGATTTCGTCGATGCGCCCGCCTTTCCCGCGCAAGGCGACCACACCGTCCGCGACAATAACCCGCAGGAGGAGCCCGGACTCGCCGAGGGCCACGGTACCTATGTTGCCGGATTCGCCGCCGCCGTAACCGACAACGGCTCGTGCGTGGCCGCCATCGGTCGTGACTGCCGACTCATGCCGCTGCGCGCCGGCAACGGCGACGGTTTGCTCGAAGAGGATGATATCGCCGCCGCGATTCTTTACGCGACCGCCAACGGCGCCGACATTCTCAACATGAGCTTCGGCGACGTCGTGGTCTCGCCGCTGCTGTGGGAAGCGGTTGCCATCGCCCACGCCGCCGGACTTGTGCTCGTCGCCTCCGCGGGCAATGGCTCTTCAGCGGCGATTCATTACCCCTCGGGTTTCCCGGAAGTCATCTCCGTTGGCGCGACAGACCAGCTTGACCGCCGCGCTGACTTTTCGAACTATGGCCCATCCGTGGACGTGATGGCGCCGGGCCGCGATCTGCTGTCCACCATCGTGCACGGCGAATGCGGCGACTGGGTCTATAGCGCCGGGACAAGCTACTCCTCGCCAATGTGCGCCGGCATGGTTGGGCTGGTGCTCTCCGTAAATCCTGCGTTATCCCCTGATGACGTGTTGCAGCTCGTGCGCACGAGCGCTGACGATATCCGCTCGGAAGGTTGGGACCCGGAGACGGCGCACGGTCGCATCAATGCGCGCCGCGCCGTCGAGCAAGCCGCTTTTGGCGCTGACGTGATCGCGACAATATCCTCACCCGCCACCGACCTCGGAATGATCTCCGATTTCTGGGTCACCGGCAGCGCATGGGGCGCCGCCTTCGACCACTATGACCTCTACTACGGCCTCGGCGAAAGCCCGCGAACATGGACGCACGTCGCTACCGGTACTGAGCGCGTCTTCGACGGAGCCTTGGGCGAGGTCCAGTTGCCGGAAATGGATACAGTTCTCGTCGTGCGGCTTCAGGTCTCGGGAAGCGCCGGCCAGGTCTCGCTCGACCACCGCCACTTGTATGTCCAACGCTCGGCCCCCGCACTTGACAGCATTCGCGTGCAACGTATGCTCGACGGCGCGGATTACGGCGACCTCTATCAGGTCACGACGGATCAGGTGACCACCGCCAGCTTCATTCTCACCAACGCATTGGGCGACTCGGTCCGCGAGGATTTTGGATATGTCGCCGACACCCATGCAGGCTTCTTGTCACATACGCTGCATCCCGGCGAATGGGTGGTGCGGATCCGCTTGCAGAATCAAGCGGGACTGGTCACCCTGTCTGAGTCGTTCAATTTCGTTGTCACCGAGCCCGAAGTCAACCGAAACCTCTGGTCGCGTTCCGAGACCACTGCCGAGCGCGGCTACATCGGGCCCTTCTCAACCGATTACGACTGTGACGGCGCGCCCGAAATGTGGCTCTGGCCCATCGGTCCGGAATTAGTCACTGATAAGCCGCTCCAAATCTATGAGTGGAATGGCAGCGACTTCGTTGCCACTGGCAACACGTATGCCGATCATATTCCGCGAGGAACCGGCGATGCCGACGCCGATGGCCGCATTGAGATCATGGGCGGCAACGGTTCGCGAACGCGAATCTGGGAGCAAAGTGATCCCTGCGAACCTCCCAACACCGTCGTCTTCGAGGCCCTGAGCAACTTTTATGGCTCCGGATTCTATGATCTCAATCCCGCTGACTCCGGTGCGGAAATCGTGGCTCGCAAACCTACCGCGCCCGACAGCGGCAGCCGCCATCGGTTCATCATCTATGATGTTTCCAGCGATTATCGGCTATCGGTGTTCGACACCCTGCCCAACGAATCCGCCGGTGACGATAATCTCGGACAGCCCAAGGTGTTGGTCGGCGACCTCGATGGCGACGCCGCAACTGATGTGCTCTACGCTGACTACGACGGTGATCTGATATTCTGCGAACTTGACGGCGACCACTACACGCAGCGCTGGACCACCCGGCTCCCCTTGAACGATGCCACCGCGTGGTTCGCCGCGGGGGATTTCCGGGGAACCGGCCAACTGCAACTTGTGGCGGGCTGTCGATCCAATAGCAGTGGCGGCACCGAGAGTCAACGTCGCGCACGCCACTGGGAGTTCTTCATCTTCAACGTTACGGGCGACAATACGTTCGTCCTAGCCGATTCCTTCTTCGTGCTCGGCAATGAAGATGTCTCTACTCACCCTTCGTCAGTCACGGCGGCCGACGTCAATGCCGATGGCCGCGACGAGATCCTGCTCAGTCTCTACCCGGATCTGTACATTGTGGGCTTCGATGAGGCCACGTCGCATTACATCCCGCTGTGGTACTACTTCCCGGGCGAATCCAACACCGCGCTCGTCGCGGACTGGAATCTGAACGGAGTTCGTGAATTCTACTTCAGCGACGGCAGTCATATCCTGCGGGCCGAGTCGCCCGGTGGCGGCAATGATCGTCCACTCGCACCCGCCGGATTGGTCGTCGAACCTGCCGGACCTCACGACCTGTTTCTCTCCTGGAATGCGGTTGCCGGAGCGGACAGCTACCGTGTCTATCGCGCGGCCACGGTCCCGGATTTCGACTTGATCACCGTGACACCTGACGTGGCATCGGTGCTGACGGATCAGCCGGAAAATGTGCCGTTCACTTATGCCGTCACCGCGATCGACGATGCCCTGCCGATTCGCGAATCCGTGTTTTCCAATTATGTCACCGCCGCCGCGAATCGGGCACCGGCATGCGACGACACGGCGCAGTTCACGGAACCGCATTTCGTCACCATTAACTTCAGCGAGCCGATGGGTGAATCCGCCCTGCGACAGTGGGCGTACCGCCTCGACAGCACCGATTTCCCTTCCGTCATCTCGTCGGGTGAAGGCGGCCGCAGACTGGTGCTCTCGTTCGCCGACACCTTGGCCGTCGGTTGGCACACGATCACCATGAACGGACTGCGGGACGTTCAGAACTCCGAGCTTCCGGAGTCGGAATCCACCGTGTTCGTTCACGTCGCCCGTGGCGCCGATAGCGCGCCGCACTTGTCCTCGCATCGACTCGTGGACGGCCCGATCGGAACGATCGTCGAAGTTGGATTTTCGCTGCCAATGGATGCATCGGTCCTCGACCTCGCGAACTATCATGTCGTTTCGCCGTTCGCTGTCCAGTCCGTGGAAGCGACTGAGACCGATCGCAGCCTCGTCCGCCTGCACCTCGATCCCGCCGCGCCCGTTGGAGCGCTGGGCCGTACCGCCCGAATTCAACTCCGCAACCTCCGGTCTGAATCGGGAATCGCCATGGACACCACCGCGGGACGCGCGGATCTGGTAATCGGCACCGCCGCGACCTCACTGGACGAAGTTTTCGCCTATCCCAATCCCTATGCCGGACGCGGTCCCGGCGGCGTTGACGTGATCATGTTCGCCGGACTGCCTGCTGAAGCGCACATCCGGATTTTCGATCTGCGCGGTGTGCTCGTGCGGGAAATCAAACACCACAGCCCGCTCGGCGGAGCCAGCTGGGATCTGACGAACGACGATCACGAGCGGGTCGCCGGCGGTGTGTACATCTTTACGGTCGAATCCGGCGGCGAAAAGACGCATGGCAAACTGGCCGTGCTCAGATAA
- a CDS encoding dephospho-CoA kinase, producing MPLTVGLTGGIGAGKTTVAQLLAEHGAEVVSGDELGRIAVESSPAILDHIRLRFGPAVFDDSGRLRRRELGQRVFADLADARWLTEITRDPILELWNQRVRECPADVIVFDAALIYEWGVEDEFDLLVSVSAPPDCVAERMRSGGRLTADEVASRMTAQLDPRQKARRSQVLIHNDGTRELLVSRVASLWSTTIQTELMRKPESKHDHPRS from the coding sequence ATGCCGCTGACTGTCGGACTCACCGGTGGCATCGGAGCCGGAAAAACCACCGTTGCCCAGCTGCTCGCCGAGCACGGCGCGGAAGTTGTCTCCGGTGATGAACTCGGCCGGATCGCTGTCGAGAGTTCCCCCGCCATCCTGGACCACATCCGGCTCCGCTTCGGTCCGGCCGTGTTCGACGACTCCGGCCGGCTTCGGCGTCGCGAGCTCGGTCAACGTGTGTTTGCCGATCTCGCCGATGCTCGCTGGCTCACCGAGATTACCCGCGACCCCATCCTCGAGCTCTGGAACCAACGGGTGCGCGAATGCCCCGCTGACGTGATTGTATTCGACGCGGCTCTGATCTATGAGTGGGGAGTCGAAGACGAATTCGATCTACTCGTTTCTGTGAGTGCGCCGCCCGACTGCGTCGCCGAGCGCATGCGGTCGGGTGGCCGCCTCACCGCCGATGAGGTCGCCAGCCGGATGACTGCGCAGCTCGATCCACGGCAAAAGGCCAGGCGATCTCAGGTCCTGATTCACAATGACGGCACGCGCGAACTGTTGGTGTCACGTGTGGCCAGTCTGTGGTCCACAACCATTCAAACGGAATTGATGAGGAAACCAGAGTCCAAGCATGATCATCCGCGTTCGTAA
- a CDS encoding S9 family peptidase, whose protein sequence is MIIRVRKLPLLCFALLLLNLAASATGYSLAQYLDIQNAANPTFNPLCSEILYRTNISGVPQMWRMAIPDGYQHQVTFDTNGVSGAWWSPLDPNLIVIAAAVGGNERTQLYFGSPDGGLWKRVSSDSTAVYRFGVWAMDGSRFAYSSNQRNKRDFDVYEYGIAEQSALLLVQGEGDHHPVNYSQDNVKLLIEKTYSNSNQSLYLYDGSINRTKLITPHDGDVVYTDPVWDPEGKGFYFICDKDRPFRGVAFWPTDSANFRWVETPEADIDLLALAPDGSWLVWTFNDRGYSAFQGRNLYSDAVVDAYRLPQGVIRSLQFSPDAAKLAITHGTPSKPTDIWVWDCRNDRMAQCTMGATGGIPPLEFREPDLIEYSTFDGRHIPALYYRPLLDAKQTPAIVVVHGGPEGQARPALNGLHQYFLSRGYAILEPNIRGSTGFGKEYALLDNGRKRMDSMHDVEYAARWLAAQPGIDSTRLVVMGGSYGGFATLSQLTTYPDRWAAGVCVVGIANFVTFLENTAAYRRALREVEYGSLAADREFLASISPVNHVDQIKAPLFLIHGANDPRVPVGEATQMATAIRARNGVVEFLQFDDEGHGLAKLKNKVTAYTQVADFLDKHVAKK, encoded by the coding sequence ATGATCATCCGCGTTCGTAAGCTCCCACTGCTGTGCTTTGCCCTGCTGCTGCTGAATCTGGCCGCGTCCGCCACCGGCTATTCGCTCGCGCAGTATCTCGACATCCAGAACGCCGCGAATCCGACGTTCAACCCGTTGTGCAGCGAAATCCTGTATCGCACAAACATCTCCGGTGTGCCGCAGATGTGGCGGATGGCGATCCCCGACGGATACCAGCACCAAGTCACCTTTGATACCAACGGAGTGTCCGGAGCGTGGTGGTCGCCGCTCGACCCGAACTTGATCGTCATCGCCGCCGCGGTGGGGGGAAACGAGCGAACCCAGCTCTATTTCGGCAGTCCCGACGGCGGTCTCTGGAAACGAGTTTCGTCAGACTCCACGGCAGTCTATCGCTTCGGAGTCTGGGCGATGGACGGCTCACGATTTGCCTACTCCAGTAACCAGCGCAACAAACGCGATTTCGACGTCTATGAGTATGGAATTGCGGAGCAAAGCGCACTGCTTCTCGTCCAGGGCGAAGGCGATCATCATCCGGTCAACTATTCTCAGGATAATGTCAAACTGCTCATTGAGAAGACCTATTCCAACAGCAACCAATCGCTCTACCTCTACGACGGCAGCATCAATCGCACGAAGCTGATCACCCCGCACGACGGCGACGTCGTTTACACCGATCCGGTCTGGGATCCGGAGGGTAAGGGCTTCTACTTCATCTGCGACAAAGACCGGCCGTTTCGCGGCGTCGCCTTTTGGCCGACGGACAGTGCGAACTTCCGCTGGGTCGAGACGCCTGAAGCAGATATCGACCTGCTGGCACTCGCTCCCGACGGCTCGTGGCTGGTCTGGACCTTCAATGACCGCGGCTACTCGGCGTTTCAGGGCCGGAACTTGTACAGCGATGCCGTCGTTGACGCCTACCGGCTGCCGCAAGGTGTGATCCGCTCACTGCAGTTCTCACCCGACGCGGCTAAACTCGCAATCACTCACGGCACTCCGTCGAAGCCCACGGACATCTGGGTCTGGGACTGCCGTAATGATCGCATGGCGCAATGCACGATGGGTGCCACCGGCGGCATCCCGCCGCTCGAGTTCCGCGAGCCGGACTTGATCGAGTATTCTACCTTCGACGGCCGCCATATTCCTGCCCTCTACTACAGGCCGCTGCTGGACGCTAAGCAGACGCCCGCAATCGTTGTCGTGCACGGCGGGCCGGAGGGTCAAGCCCGACCGGCCCTCAATGGCTTGCATCAGTATTTTCTCAGCCGCGGCTATGCCATACTCGAACCCAATATCCGCGGCTCCACGGGCTTCGGCAAGGAGTACGCATTATTGGACAATGGCAGGAAACGCATGGACTCCATGCACGACGTCGAGTATGCCGCGCGCTGGCTCGCCGCCCAACCCGGCATCGACTCCACACGGTTGGTCGTGATGGGTGGAAGTTACGGCGGCTTCGCGACGCTCTCACAGCTGACGACTTATCCCGACCGCTGGGCGGCCGGCGTCTGCGTTGTGGGCATCGCGAACTTCGTGACCTTTCTGGAAAACACGGCGGCCTACCGTCGCGCCTTGCGCGAGGTCGAATACGGTTCGCTGGCTGCCGACCGCGAATTTCTCGCCTCCATTTCACCGGTCAATCATGTGGACCAGATCAAGGCCCCGCTGTTCCTGATTCACGGCGCCAACGATCCGCGAGTCCCGGTGGGAGAGGCCACGCAGATGGCCACGGCGATCCGCGCTCGGAACGGAGTCGTCGAGTTCCTCCAATTCGATGACGAGGGGCACGGTCTCGCCAAGCTGAAAAACAAGGTCACCGCCTACACGCAGGTTGCCGACTTTCTGGACAAGCACGTGGCCAAAAAGTAG
- a CDS encoding bifunctional DNA primase/polymerase, with amino-acid sequence MPRGVLEFVAGYRALGFKPTPLKGKKALLNSWQRTDLPEDQDSLHFRPGVNVGIRSGDPSGGLVDVDLDSSLAVAIARFFLPHTPFVFGHASKQCSHYFYIVNPTPKTKKFVAPDGTTLVELRGTGGQTMVPPSRHPCGEDVVFSTEGGALPGCPARVTQDVLLWAVKQIAAATLLAMHWPIKGARQDAALALAGGLLRAGWTPDHSCRLIEAVATAAGDDEVQLRLGTVGSTAAKLGSGVDLRGWPTLAELVGRREVEKVCDWLGVRRSAIHIAAAEDAKVVQDIFHCSDIGNPQRLANTQAETLKFVSSGKQGGLWMMWDGIRWINDQPGAERSAKDVALRIYAETANAVSQAEREQVSKWAMRSESAERIMAMLKLARSEISLQAKPEDFDSDPMLLNVQNGILDLRTAQLSPHVPTALMTKVAGVPYDPNAECPTWQKFLHEIMDENEELIAFLRTCAGYSLTGLTSEHKFFFCHGAGANGKTTFLETNNEMLGGYGQQAEFSTFLRSQHGRDGARSDIANLKGARLIVAGEVPPGQQFDESLLKQLTGGDRVRARHLYQDEFEFSPQFKIWLAANHKPRLRPDPGIMRRIVLIPFGVMIPPDRQDKQLRDKLRAELPGILSWAVQGCLVWQRDGLIIPGEVHAAINEYRAENDPIACFIAECCERDVSASTSATGLYNRYKVWWLANHDARGHDVNVPSQRWFGERLGDMGLNRRRLTDGTYWDGIWIAEDLPHDSGPTSF; translated from the coding sequence ATGCCTCGTGGGGTCTTAGAATTTGTTGCTGGCTACCGCGCGCTCGGTTTCAAGCCGACGCCCTTGAAAGGCAAGAAAGCTCTGTTAAATAGTTGGCAGCGGACTGATCTTCCTGAAGATCAGGATTCGCTGCACTTCCGACCGGGCGTCAACGTTGGAATCAGGTCGGGAGATCCGTCAGGCGGGCTGGTCGATGTAGACCTCGATAGCTCGTTAGCCGTCGCAATCGCACGGTTCTTCTTGCCCCATACGCCATTTGTGTTTGGGCATGCCAGCAAACAGTGCTCACACTACTTCTACATTGTAAACCCAACGCCGAAGACAAAGAAGTTCGTGGCCCCAGATGGGACCACACTTGTCGAGCTCAGAGGTACCGGAGGACAGACGATGGTGCCGCCTTCACGCCACCCGTGTGGCGAGGATGTTGTCTTCTCAACAGAGGGGGGAGCGTTGCCGGGCTGCCCCGCTCGTGTAACACAAGACGTACTCCTCTGGGCCGTGAAGCAGATTGCCGCCGCGACCCTGCTCGCCATGCATTGGCCTATAAAGGGAGCAAGACAGGATGCGGCCCTTGCGCTGGCTGGTGGGCTGTTACGAGCGGGATGGACGCCAGACCATAGTTGTCGATTAATTGAAGCGGTTGCGACTGCCGCTGGCGACGACGAGGTTCAGTTACGCCTTGGCACAGTCGGTTCGACGGCTGCAAAGCTTGGCAGCGGAGTCGACTTACGCGGATGGCCGACCTTGGCGGAATTGGTGGGTAGGCGAGAAGTTGAAAAGGTCTGCGACTGGCTGGGTGTGAGACGAAGCGCAATCCATATTGCCGCCGCCGAAGATGCAAAGGTAGTTCAGGATATCTTTCACTGTTCAGACATCGGGAACCCCCAAAGGCTTGCCAACACTCAGGCTGAAACGCTCAAGTTCGTGTCCTCTGGAAAGCAAGGGGGGCTGTGGATGATGTGGGATGGAATACGTTGGATAAATGACCAGCCGGGAGCGGAACGGTCGGCGAAGGACGTGGCGCTCCGAATCTATGCTGAGACTGCAAATGCCGTGTCGCAAGCCGAACGGGAGCAGGTTTCAAAGTGGGCAATGCGTTCCGAATCGGCTGAGCGGATTATGGCCATGCTAAAGTTGGCGCGAAGCGAGATCTCGTTACAGGCCAAACCGGAGGACTTCGATTCAGATCCAATGCTCTTAAACGTCCAGAATGGGATTCTGGATCTAAGGACCGCACAGTTGTCCCCGCATGTGCCAACTGCTTTGATGACCAAAGTCGCGGGTGTGCCCTATGACCCAAATGCCGAGTGCCCGACTTGGCAGAAGTTCCTTCACGAGATCATGGATGAGAACGAAGAGCTAATCGCATTCCTTCGGACCTGTGCAGGCTATTCTCTGACTGGCTTGACCTCTGAGCACAAGTTCTTCTTCTGTCACGGCGCAGGAGCAAATGGAAAGACCACATTCCTCGAAACGAATAACGAGATGCTTGGCGGCTATGGCCAACAGGCTGAATTTAGCACGTTCCTTCGCTCGCAACACGGAAGAGATGGAGCAAGGAGTGACATTGCAAACCTCAAAGGGGCACGTTTAATTGTTGCAGGCGAGGTGCCTCCGGGGCAGCAGTTCGATGAGAGTTTGTTGAAGCAATTGACCGGTGGCGACAGGGTCAGGGCTCGCCACCTTTACCAAGATGAATTTGAATTCAGCCCTCAGTTCAAGATTTGGCTGGCAGCAAATCATAAGCCGCGTCTCAGGCCTGACCCAGGAATCATGCGTCGGATTGTTCTGATCCCCTTTGGTGTCATGATCCCACCTGACCGGCAAGACAAGCAACTTCGAGATAAGCTTCGAGCTGAACTGCCCGGCATTTTGTCTTGGGCTGTTCAAGGATGCCTTGTCTGGCAGCGAGATGGCCTGATAATTCCGGGTGAGGTTCATGCAGCTATCAACGAATATCGCGCGGAGAATGACCCGATTGCTTGCTTCATCGCCGAATGCTGCGAGCGTGATGTTTCTGCATCGACCTCGGCTACAGGACTTTACAATCGTTATAAGGTTTGGTGGCTTGCTAACCACGACGCCCGTGGTCACGATGTCAATGTGCCTTCTCAGCGGTGGTTCGGTGAGAGGCTTGGCGACATGGGCCTGAACAGACGCCGACTGACTGATGGGACTTACTGGGATGGGATTTGGATTGCGGAAGACCTCCCTCATGATTCGGGACCCACGTCCTTCTGA